The sequence below is a genomic window from Nitrososphaerota archaeon.
AGGCTGGCTATACGTCTTTGTCATAAGCTTTAAGGAACTGAGCTCGATAATCTTCCTCATTACGCCCAGAAACGAAGTTCTGGCGACCACGCTCTGGGACCTTTGGGTGAACGGGAGCGTCGAAATACTTGCAGCTGCAAGCGTCCTCCTTACTATATTGCTCTGGAGCATAGTTCTGGTATCCATAACAATATTTAGACTTAGGTTAAGGTAATACAGAACAATTCTTACGAAATGCTTAATTTGCCGTCGTAAAAACTCGCAAACGGTAATCTTGAAGACCCAAACCAAGCAATCGTATGTATGGTCCCTGATTGAAGAAGGACGAAAGAGGTTCCCCGAACAGCATCCCTTTCTCAAGCTCCTCTATGATGGAAAACTCACTATAGAGCAGCTCAGAGGATGGGCCATCAACAGATATTATTTCCACAGCCATATACCCGAGAAGGAGGCTGCTATAGCGGCCAACTGCCCTCCCGATGTCAGGCAGTTGTGGATAGAAAAGCTCATTGAAGAATCGGGAGAAAAGGGAAAACCCTCGCACCCAGATCTATGGATAAAATTCTGCAAAGGCTTGGGATTGTCGAAAGAGCAGGTAGTGAAGGCTGAAGTGCTTCCTGCAGTCAAAATGGCAGTTGACGGCTACGTTAACATTGCAAGATATAGACCATGGAGAGTTAGCGTTGCAGGATCTCTGACTGAGCATCTAGTCCCGAAGAGGATGGAGAAGTTTATAGAAGCTTTCAAGAAACACTATCCTTTCATCAGCGATGATGACATGACCTTTTTCAAGGAGCACATGGTTGCCGATGTTGAGCACGGCGAACTGACCATCGACATTGTAGAGAAATATTCCCATGGACCAGAGGCTCAAGAAGAAATACGCGAAGGCTACTTCTACAAGATCGACATGCATAGAGTCATACTTGACGCTGTTTACTTAGAATATGTGCTCAAGAAGCAGCTAAAACTTCCATCATGAAGATCCTTTCCAGTCAAGAGGCAAAAGAGAAGCTCAAGACCATAGAAGGCTGGCAGGTCAAAGGAAAGAAGATACAGAAGATCTACAAGTTCAGGAAGTATATGGACGGGATAAAATTCATCAATAAACTAGCGGAGCTTGCGGAGAAAGAGCAACACCATCCTGACATTATCATAGTCTGGACCACTATTACCGTTGAATTGACTACGCACGATGCTGGAGGGTTAACCCTCTACGACATCAGAATGGCAAAGAAGATCAACGAAGTTTCTTAGCAGGGTCTTTCGCAAATATTAGCAGCGATCCAGCAATACCAACTAATAATGCGGTAACGTAGAATGGGTATGGCTCGACATAAGCTCCAGTTCTCAGGCCAGCAAAAGGTATCCTAACGCTATTGGCCCGATAACGAATCCGAGGCCTCCCATCATTCTGTTAGCACCCATGACTACGAAGAAAGCCACTAGGTAGATCGGCACTATGGATGACAGCGTAGCACTGGTTGAAAGGCTTTGATATAATCTACTTTAAGAACCGCTCTGCTATAGCTCTACGGAGAGTAGACTTCATCCTCTCCAGCCTTGCTTCAAGCGTATTGTCGAACCTTATCGAACCATCAGGGGTTGCTGCCTTTACCCCTCCTACGCAATTTATTGCCTTTTCTGCTACTGAAACCTCCACGCTCTTTGAAACCTGCTTTGCAATTCCCTGCACGAGGCTCTTGTCTTCATGATTGCATGACAAGATAACTTTCTTTGAACCAACTGACTCTACAGCCTCTGCGATCATCTTTCTCATAGCCTCCTTGTACTCTTTTGGCTTGCTCTTTACCAGTTTGGCCAGAGCATTTTCAAAGACCTTGTTTATGCTCTCTTCAACCAACCTTAACGATTTATTCCTCGCTTCCAGTTCAGCACTTCCCACGATCCTTCTGGAGAGGCTCTCCACCTGCCTGTCCTTGGAGGATAAAATCTTCCCCGCTTCTACTTCTGCTTCTCTCTGTGCCTGATGGAGTACCTGCTCGGCCTCCATCTTTGCAGATTCAAGAACCTTCAATATTTCTTGCTTGGCCTCTTCAACTACCTTCCCAACAACATTATCAATAGCAGACTGGGCTATCATTTTCTTACTACTTTCAATGGCCGATTCTGCGACCAATTTATCTGTTTTCATATTCAAAAAGTTCAAATTCAGATTGTTATGACGTTCACACACTTGAAGATAAGTCGGTTTTACTACCTTCTTGTTTTTACTCCGGTAGCGATAGCTCTAGAGTTTCTTCATGCCGATCACGTGCTGATATTTGTCGCAGCTGGAATCGCGATACTACCTCTTGCGAAACTGATTGGGGACTCTACGGAGCATCTGGCAGTCCATTACGGCTCAGTAACCGGTTCGCTGTTGAACGTAACCTTTGGAAATGCCGCAGAAGTCATCATAGCTTTGATTGCTCTGAATGCTGGGTTATTCGACTTGATCAAGGCTTCTATTGCCGGCTCCATAATCGGAAACGTTCTGCTGATCTTTGGCCTGAGCATAATCGCTGGGGGGCTGAGAAAAAAGGAACAGCTCTTCAACAGTCAAAATGCTGGTGTTCAGACTTCAATGCTCTTTCTTGCTGTAATCGGTTTAGCAGTCCCTACGATACTTGCCGAGACGGAACTCAAAGGAGAGAGCATCGCAAACCAGAACTTAATTCAATTGATGAGTGATGCCCTTGCATTCACCCTCTTGGCAGTTTACATTGGATCGATAGCATTTACTTTTATCACGCACAAGCATCTTTTTGTTACTCCCGAAGAGACTGACCATGAACATCATGCTTTATGGAGCAAAAAGAGGGCATTCCTTTTGCTGGCAGTTGCTATGGCTTTCGTTGCGCTGGTAGCCGAGATTCTTGTCGGTTCTGTTCAAGCTACTTCTGAAGAGTTCGGCTTCGGGGAACTGTTTGTCGGGGCCATCATAGTTGGTTTAGTCGGCAATGCTGCGGAGCATAGCTCTGCTATACTACTTGCAAGGAAGGAGAAGATGGATACTGCCATCGGGATAGCTGCAGGTTCAGGCACTCAGATCGCTCTCTTCGTCGTCCCTCTGCTTGTAATTGCTGGGATAGTTCTGGGGAAGCCTCTAACCTTGGTCTTTACAATTTACGAACTTGTTGCGGTCTTCCTTTCCGCTATCATCATGAACCTGATTGCCCATGATGGGAAGAGCAACTGGTTTGAAGGTGTTATGCTGACTGCTGTGTATGTGATAATTGGGATAGGGTTCTACTTTATCGGGTAAAGCCTGCAATGAAAACAAGAAATAATTGAATATTTTTATTGCCAA
It includes:
- the cax gene encoding calcium/proton exchanger; the protein is MTFTHLKISRFYYLLVFTPVAIALEFLHADHVLIFVAAGIAILPLAKLIGDSTEHLAVHYGSVTGSLLNVTFGNAAEVIIALIALNAGLFDLIKASIAGSIIGNVLLIFGLSIIAGGLRKKEQLFNSQNAGVQTSMLFLAVIGLAVPTILAETELKGESIANQNLIQLMSDALAFTLLAVYIGSIAFTFITHKHLFVTPEETDHEHHALWSKKRAFLLLAVAMAFVALVAEILVGSVQATSEEFGFGELFVGAIIVGLVGNAAEHSSAILLARKEKMDTAIGIAAGSGTQIALFVVPLLVIAGIVLGKPLTLVFTIYELVAVFLSAIIMNLIAHDGKSNWFEGVMLTAVYVIIGIGFYFIG
- a CDS encoding 4a-hydroxytetrahydrobiopterin dehydratase; protein product: MKILSSQEAKEKLKTIEGWQVKGKKIQKIYKFRKYMDGIKFINKLAELAEKEQHHPDIIIVWTTITVELTTHDAGGLTLYDIRMAKKINEVS